From a single Leopardus geoffroyi isolate Oge1 chromosome E1, O.geoffroyi_Oge1_pat1.0, whole genome shotgun sequence genomic region:
- the DYNLL2 gene encoding dynein light chain 2, cytoplasmic yields the protein MSDRKAVIKNADMSEDMQQDAVDCATQAMEKYNIEKDIAAYIKKEFDKKYNPTWHCIVGRNFGSYVTHETKHFIYFYLGQVAILLFKSG from the exons ATGTCTGACCGGAAGGCAGTGATCAAGAACGCAGACATGTCTGAGGACATGCAACAGGATGCCGttgactgcgccacgcaggctaTGGAGAAGTACAACATAGAGAAGGACATTGCTGCCTATATCAAGAAG gAATTTGACAAGAAATATAACCCTACCTGGCATTGTATCGTGGGCCGAAATTTTGGCAGCTATGTTACACACGAGACAAAGCACTTCATCTATTTTTACTTGGGTCAAGTTGCAATCCTCCTCTTCAAGTCAGGCTAG